Proteins encoded in a region of the Megalops cyprinoides isolate fMegCyp1 chromosome 3, fMegCyp1.pri, whole genome shotgun sequence genome:
- the LOC118775574 gene encoding interleukin-13 receptor subunit alpha-2-like, translating into MKYEGMMELSAMLPLLLTWSQFIASYGITVNPPVNLEVTDPGHLGQLHIHWTLPASLENLTDCLVRFQLQYFNTYEDTWAIIRTTQLSYSAQFDLEKDAHVRVSTLLRGPCVNGSEVQSLPVEAVLKPHRKGPMGSKVKGLSCIFYQKEYMECTWEKGDKELPHPQYRLFYWHRGMQQAMECPGYMYLHGARTGCSFPWDSLMEFTDFNICVNGSSSHGPVRPAYFTLQIQDHVKPAAIKTLSLEALPSGYLHLEWTLSAGKISDICLEYEVESRHKGLFGELLRNITRETTLTSLSMDQGRTHCFRVRSRVHQFCADSSFWSEWSQPSCLSGTTRRSQTATDALHASVSLIEVEEAYNPTKETILLCTLAISVIAVFTLSLCLWNVRRTLKIHKGKKGVFFFPYGPKGDFTSPSMDANAVYA; encoded by the exons TCAATCCTCCTGTTAATTTAGAGGTGACAGACCCTGGACACCTCGGTCAGCTTCATATACACTGGACACTTCCAGCAAGCCTGGAGAATCTGACTGATTGTTTAGTACGATTCCAGCTCCAGTACTTCAACACTTATGAAGATACATGGGCG ATAATTAGGACCACGCAGCTGAGCTACAGCGCCCAGTTTGACCTGGAGAAGGATGCACATGTTAGAGTCAGCACCTTGCTGAGAGGGCCTTGTGTCAATGGCTCAGAGGTCCAGAGCTTACCAGTGGAGGCGGTCCTGAAGCCCCATCGCAAAG GGCCAATGGGCTCAAAAGTCAAAGGTCTCAGCTGTATCTTTTACCAGAAGGAGTACATGGAATGCACCTGGGAAAAGGGGGACAAGGAGCTTCCCCATCCCCAGTACCGCCTGTTCTACTG gcACAGGGGAATGCAGCAGGCGATGGAGTGTCCAGGGTATATGTACTTACACGGAGCCCGGACTGGCTGCAGCTTCCCCTGGGATTCGCTCATGGAGTTCACAGACTTCAACATCTGTGTCAATGGCTCCTCTTCGCACGGCCCTGTCAGGCCGGCCTACTTCACCCTGCAGATACAAGATCACG TTAAGCCAGCAGCCATTAAGACTCTGAGCCTGGAGGCTCTGCCCAGTGGATACCTCCACTTGGAATGGACCTTGTCCGCAGGAAAAATCTCCGACATCTGCTTGGAGTATGAGGTGGAGTCCAGGCACAAGGGCTTATTTGGGGAATTACTG AGGAATATCACCAGGGAGACGACCTTGACCTCCCTCAGCATGGATCAGGGCAGGACTCACTGCTTCCGGGTCAGATCCAGAGTGCACCAGTTCTGTGCTGACAGCAGCTTCTGGAGTGAGTGGAGCCAGCCATCCTGCCTGTCAGGTACAACGCGGCGAAGCCAAACAGCCACGGATGCCCTGCACGCCTCCGTCTCTCTCATAGAAGTGGAGGAGGCATACAATCCCACAAAGGAGACCATCCTGCTGTGCACGCTGGCCATCTCTGTGATTGCGGtcttcaccctctctctctgtctctggaaCGTCAGGAGAAC GCTGAAGATCCACAAAGGGAAGAAGGGTGTGTTCTTCTTTCCCTATGGACCAAAGGGAGATTTCACCAGTCCTTCTATGGACGCAAATGCAGTCTACGCTTAG